In a genomic window of Wyeomyia smithii strain HCP4-BCI-WySm-NY-G18 chromosome 1, ASM2978416v1, whole genome shotgun sequence:
- the LOC129732810 gene encoding uncharacterized protein LOC129732810 translates to MVATKHRITSRFEKSDNLDDWIRKIKNKKFMVKRETRGQDLRVLAMLTGALSHAEECQRREKIRKQEDRAIKWARIRSRLAEPPRMYCDLEEEEEDEKSRNVSNTIWSEDFNGINNFITELSNIKTPISR, encoded by the coding sequence ATGGTTGCTACGAAGCACCGAATTACGTCACGATTCGAAAAGTCAGACAATCTAGACGATTGGATCCGTAAGATCAAGAACAAGAAATTCATGGTAAAGCGTGAAACTCGCGGACAGGACTTGCGAGTGTTGGCCATGCTAACTGGAGCACTTTCTCACGCCGAAGAATGCCAACGGCGTGAGAAAATTCGCAAGCAGGAAGATAGAGCCATTAAGTGGGCCCGGATTCGTTCCCGGCTTGCCGAACCGCCTCGGATGTACTGTGACCTGGAGGAGGAGGAAGAAGATGAAAAATCGCGTAACGTGTCCAACACCATCTGGAGTGAAGACTTTAACGGCATTAATAATTTCATAACGGAACTGAGCAATATCAAGACCCCCATCAGCCGATAG